A window of Aeromicrobium sp. A1-2 contains these coding sequences:
- the xylB gene encoding xylulokinase codes for MGANDSRTSLVLGVDSSTQSTKALLVDAATGRVVAQQSARHPQGTSVDPRAWLDAFDAATDGLLARADAVSVGGQQHGMVALDATDTPVHDAILWNDTRSSAEALDLIAELGGPDACAEAVGSVLVASFTSTKLRWLRDHEPEAAARTTQVLLPHDYVSRHLTGGDPFTDRGDASGTGYFSTADDAWRPDLAESALGHAVDLPRIVPSSQVAATVADGTVVAAGTGDNMAAALALDLGPGDVVVSIGTSGVASAVSPHRISDGSGSVTGFADATGRFLPMATTMNAARILDLQARLLGVDHDELGRLALAAPAGANGLTLLPYYDGERTPNRPGATGTWTGLTSSTTREDLARAAFEALLCSLADAVDHLVERTGITPGRILLVGGAAGNAAVHALAPAIFGTPVSVPAPGEYVALGAARQAAWALAGTPDPPTWATATAETYDAPSTPLVREAYAQLRHRTSDWTPTKGSR; via the coding sequence ATGGGAGCCAACGACAGCAGGACAAGCCTGGTCCTCGGTGTGGACTCGTCAACGCAGTCGACCAAGGCCCTGCTGGTGGATGCTGCGACCGGACGGGTCGTGGCACAGCAGTCAGCACGGCACCCGCAGGGCACGTCGGTCGATCCCCGGGCCTGGCTGGACGCCTTCGACGCGGCCACCGACGGGCTGCTGGCTCGCGCCGATGCGGTCTCGGTGGGCGGCCAACAGCACGGCATGGTTGCGCTCGACGCCACTGACACACCTGTGCACGACGCGATTCTCTGGAACGACACGCGCTCGAGTGCCGAGGCTCTTGACCTGATCGCCGAGCTCGGCGGCCCCGACGCGTGCGCCGAGGCGGTCGGGAGCGTGCTCGTGGCCTCGTTCACATCGACCAAGCTGCGCTGGTTGCGCGACCACGAGCCAGAGGCTGCGGCCCGCACGACCCAGGTCCTGCTCCCCCACGACTACGTCTCGCGCCACCTCACGGGCGGTGATCCGTTCACCGACCGCGGTGACGCCTCGGGGACCGGCTACTTCTCCACGGCGGACGACGCCTGGCGGCCCGATCTCGCCGAGTCGGCGCTCGGCCATGCCGTGGACCTCCCTCGCATCGTGCCGTCCTCGCAGGTTGCCGCCACGGTGGCCGATGGCACAGTCGTGGCCGCAGGGACCGGCGACAACATGGCCGCGGCGCTGGCCCTCGACCTGGGCCCCGGCGACGTCGTGGTGTCGATCGGCACCTCCGGAGTCGCCTCCGCGGTCAGCCCCCACCGCATCTCGGACGGCTCGGGGTCGGTCACCGGGTTCGCCGACGCGACCGGACGTTTCCTCCCGATGGCGACGACGATGAACGCCGCTCGGATCCTGGACCTGCAGGCTCGACTGCTCGGCGTCGACCACGACGAGCTCGGCCGGCTCGCCCTCGCCGCCCCGGCCGGAGCCAACGGGCTGACCCTGCTGCCGTACTACGACGGCGAACGCACCCCCAACCGACCGGGCGCGACCGGCACCTGGACCGGCCTGACCTCCTCGACGACTCGCGAGGACCTGGCCCGTGCAGCGTTCGAGGCACTGCTCTGCTCCCTCGCCGATGCCGTCGACCACCTGGTCGAGCGCACCGGCATCACGCCGGGACGCATCCTGCTGGTCGGCGGCGCGGCCGGCAACGCCGCGGTCCACGCCCTGGCCCCGGCGATCTTCGGAACACCGGTCAGCGTGCCGGCGCCCGGCGAGTACGTCGCACTGGGCGCAGCGCGCCAGGCGGCGTGGGCACTCGCGGGCACCCCCGATCCCCCCACGTGGGCCACGGCCACCGCCGAGACCTACGACGCACCCTCGACACCTCTCGTGCGTGAGGCCTACGCACAGCTGCGCCACCGCACCTCCGACTGGACTCCGACGAAAGGCTCACGATGA
- a CDS encoding flavin reductase family protein — MTIHSDHPFVPAEGDRDQLRRIRGRMPAPVTVWTAGAGRDRRGLTMSSVLIAGGEPGRVVGLVDADSDFWESVPTSWVVNIVGVEHRFLADAFAGTAPAPGGPFTLGEWSDSEWGPVLAGSAGWIGVRLEPDRTRSVGWSLLVEGVVESVEVGSAETLAHLRGRYLELGQSD; from the coding sequence GTGACGATTCATTCGGACCACCCGTTCGTGCCGGCCGAGGGCGACCGCGACCAGCTGCGCCGCATACGCGGCCGCATGCCGGCGCCCGTGACGGTGTGGACCGCCGGGGCCGGCCGTGACCGGCGCGGCCTGACGATGTCGTCCGTCCTGATCGCCGGCGGAGAACCGGGACGGGTCGTGGGGCTGGTCGACGCGGACTCCGACTTCTGGGAGTCGGTCCCGACCTCGTGGGTCGTGAACATCGTGGGGGTCGAGCACAGGTTCCTGGCCGATGCGTTCGCCGGCACTGCCCCGGCACCTGGCGGCCCATTCACCCTGGGCGAGTGGAGCGACAGCGAGTGGGGGCCTGTCCTGGCCGGGAGCGCAGGATGGATCGGCGTGCGCCTGGAGCCGGACAGGACCCGCTCGGTGGGGTGGAGCCTGTTGGTCGAGGGCGTCGTCGAGTCGGTCGAGGTGGGATCGGCCGAGACCCTCGCGCACCTGCGCGGTCGCTACCTCGAACTGGGCCAGAGTGACTAG
- the dxs gene encoding 1-deoxy-D-xylulose-5-phosphate synthase, whose amino-acid sequence MSVLANLTGPSELRDLGEDQLIELAAEIRELLIASVASNGGHLGPNLGVVELAMAIHRVFDSPVDRVVWDTGHQAYVHKMLTGRAGQFDKLRKEGGLSGYPSRAESEHDWVENSHASTSLSYADGMAKANHILGKDDHVVAVIGDGALTGGMAWEALNNIAADNDRRLVVIVNDNGRSYTPTVGGLANRLTEIRTNPRYEPALGAIKDRLNRTRRVGPVAYEALHAIKKGVKDVLAPQGMFEDLGLKYIGPVDGHDRPALERALTQAKKFGGPVMVHVLTTKGQGYDIAVANENDQMHQANPFIRETGEAVAVPPAGWTSVFRDEIVRIADERPDVVGITAAMLYPVGLDAFADKFPDRVFDVGIAEQHAVTSAAGLAMGGLHPVVAVYATFINRAFDQVLLDVALHRCGVTFVLDRAGVTGDDGASHNGMWDMSLLQIVPTLRIAAPRDGSQLRELLREAVEVSDAPTVVRFAKGAVCDDLPAIERIGTTDILSRDDDRDVLVVAIGSFGHLGAEVGDLLRAAGHGVTVVDPRWVKPVDPALVELASGFGLVVTIEDNGRHGGVGAAITQAVRDAGSDVPIRVHGVKQEFLDHAKRDVILERLGLTPQAVAEDTLATLARNSAAQ is encoded by the coding sequence ATGAGCGTTCTCGCGAACCTGACCGGACCCTCGGAGCTGCGAGACCTGGGTGAAGACCAGCTGATCGAGCTCGCGGCCGAGATCCGTGAGCTCCTGATCGCCTCGGTCGCGTCCAACGGCGGCCACCTCGGTCCCAACCTCGGTGTCGTCGAGCTCGCGATGGCGATCCACCGGGTGTTCGACTCACCGGTCGATCGTGTCGTCTGGGACACCGGCCACCAGGCGTACGTCCACAAGATGCTGACTGGCCGCGCAGGCCAGTTCGACAAGCTGCGCAAGGAGGGTGGCCTGTCGGGCTACCCCAGCCGCGCCGAGTCCGAGCACGACTGGGTCGAGAACTCGCACGCTTCGACGAGCCTGTCCTACGCCGATGGCATGGCCAAGGCCAATCACATCCTGGGCAAGGACGACCATGTCGTCGCGGTGATCGGTGACGGTGCGCTGACCGGCGGCATGGCCTGGGAGGCGCTCAACAACATCGCGGCGGACAACGACCGACGACTCGTCGTGATCGTCAATGACAATGGTCGCTCCTACACCCCCACCGTCGGCGGCCTGGCCAACCGGCTGACCGAGATCCGCACCAACCCGCGCTACGAGCCGGCGCTGGGCGCGATCAAGGATCGGCTCAATCGGACGCGTCGGGTCGGACCCGTCGCCTACGAGGCGCTGCACGCGATCAAGAAGGGCGTCAAGGACGTCCTGGCGCCGCAGGGCATGTTCGAGGACCTCGGGCTCAAGTACATCGGCCCCGTCGACGGGCACGACCGGCCCGCCCTCGAGCGGGCGTTGACGCAGGCCAAGAAGTTCGGCGGTCCCGTGATGGTCCACGTCCTGACCACCAAGGGTCAGGGCTATGACATCGCGGTCGCCAACGAGAACGACCAGATGCACCAGGCAAACCCCTTCATCCGGGAGACCGGCGAAGCGGTTGCCGTGCCGCCGGCGGGCTGGACCTCGGTGTTCCGCGACGAGATCGTTCGGATCGCCGACGAGCGTCCCGACGTCGTGGGCATCACTGCGGCGATGCTCTACCCGGTCGGCCTGGACGCCTTCGCGGACAAGTTCCCCGATCGGGTGTTCGACGTCGGCATCGCCGAGCAGCACGCTGTCACGAGTGCTGCCGGGCTGGCGATGGGTGGGCTGCACCCCGTCGTCGCGGTCTATGCCACGTTCATCAACCGGGCCTTCGACCAGGTGCTGCTGGACGTCGCCCTGCACCGCTGCGGCGTGACGTTCGTGCTGGACCGCGCCGGGGTCACCGGAGACGATGGTGCCAGCCACAACGGCATGTGGGACATGTCGTTGCTGCAGATCGTCCCGACCCTGCGCATCGCCGCACCCCGCGACGGCTCGCAGCTGCGCGAGCTCCTGCGCGAGGCGGTCGAGGTCTCGGACGCACCCACTGTCGTCAGGTTCGCCAAGGGCGCGGTGTGCGACGACCTGCCCGCGATCGAGCGGATCGGCACGACCGACATCCTGTCCCGCGACGACGACCGCGATGTGCTGGTCGTCGCGATCGGCTCCTTCGGGCATCTTGGTGCCGAGGTCGGCGATCTGCTGCGTGCTGCGGGGCACGGCGTCACGGTCGTCGACCCGCGCTGGGTCAAGCCGGTCGATCCCGCCCTTGTCGAGCTGGCTTCCGGATTCGGGTTGGTCGTCACGATCGAGGACAACGGGCGTCACGGCGGTGTCGGCGCTGCGATCACGCAGGCCGTGAGGGACGCCGGCAGCGACGTGCCGATCCGGGTGCACGGGGTCAAGCAGGAGTTCCTCGACCATGCCAAGCGCGACGTCATCCTCGAACGCCTCGGACTGACACCACAGGCCGTCGCCGAAGACACCCTGGCGACCCTCGCCCGGAATAGCGCTGCGCAGTGA
- a CDS encoding PAC2 family protein has product MKWIPKRKEEPADRERNGPVLIHALDGFLGAGSAARLASDQLRSGEGQIVHEFDVDAMFDYRARRPMIAFREDHYAEYDDPRLQVLLEHDLNGTPYFLLAGPEPDFQWERFIAEVHDVIEEHDVPLTLGLGAVPMGVPHTRPAMITAHGTRPDLVDRQNLWSAQVTVPSSAQSLLEYRLGQWGHDAAGYVVHVPHYLAQIDYPTASLALIDALVDRTGLSIDLDGLRARQGEALAAIEEQIEEQGGASLLGGLEEQYDAFTRGAAQSLLASDADLPSGDELADQFEQFLARQRKNDQG; this is encoded by the coding sequence ATGAAGTGGATACCGAAACGCAAGGAAGAACCCGCCGACCGTGAGCGCAACGGGCCGGTGCTGATCCATGCCCTCGATGGCTTCCTGGGCGCCGGATCGGCCGCTCGGCTCGCCTCCGACCAGCTGCGTTCGGGCGAAGGTCAGATCGTGCACGAGTTCGACGTCGACGCGATGTTCGACTATCGGGCCCGCCGCCCGATGATCGCCTTTCGCGAGGACCACTACGCCGAGTACGACGATCCCCGCTTACAGGTCCTCCTCGAGCACGATCTCAACGGGACCCCTTACTTCCTGCTGGCCGGCCCGGAGCCGGACTTCCAGTGGGAGCGGTTCATCGCTGAGGTGCATGACGTCATCGAGGAGCACGACGTCCCGTTGACGCTGGGGCTCGGCGCCGTGCCGATGGGCGTGCCTCACACGCGGCCCGCGATGATCACGGCCCACGGCACACGTCCCGACCTCGTCGACCGGCAGAACCTGTGGTCCGCGCAGGTCACGGTGCCGTCCTCGGCCCAGTCCCTGTTGGAGTACCGCCTGGGCCAGTGGGGCCATGACGCGGCCGGCTATGTCGTCCACGTGCCGCACTACCTCGCCCAGATCGACTACCCGACTGCCTCGTTGGCCCTGATCGACGCATTGGTCGACCGCACGGGCCTCAGCATCGATCTGGACGGTCTCCGCGCCCGCCAGGGCGAGGCGCTGGCTGCGATCGAGGAACAGATCGAGGAGCAGGGTGGAGCGAGCCTGCTCGGTGGCCTGGAGGAGCAGTACGACGCCTTCACACGCGGCGCGGCCCAGTCATTGCTGGCCAGCGACGCGGACCTCCCCAGCGGAGACGAGCTGGCCGACCAGTTCGAGCAGTTTCTCGCCCGGCAGCGCAAGAACGACCAGGGCTGA
- a CDS encoding acyl-CoA thioesterase II yields MPASLDEVVGLLDLERLEVGLYRGSQPEGSSLTRVFGGQVAAQALMAAQLTVPDDRFVHSMHLYFILGGDPSIPIVYDVENVRDGRSFTTRRVAARQHGEIIFYMTASFQVVEDGWEHQDQMPTVPSPDEATPMRDIVGMQGEEAKEHWEREWSSFDARYIGDNRAADDPQRALVPAVQRLWFKADGTLPESRIVHNAAFTYISDLSLLGASLVPHGQFIGSAEVQPASLDHTIWFHRPVAADQWLLYDQTSPSASGARGLATARVFSEDGTLVATVAQEGLIRHIKPRD; encoded by the coding sequence GTGCCCGCATCCCTTGACGAAGTCGTCGGCCTGCTCGATCTCGAACGCCTCGAGGTGGGGCTCTACCGCGGTTCGCAGCCCGAGGGCTCGTCGCTCACACGCGTGTTCGGCGGGCAGGTTGCGGCGCAGGCCCTGATGGCAGCACAGCTGACGGTCCCCGACGACCGCTTCGTGCACTCGATGCACTTGTACTTCATCCTGGGCGGCGACCCGAGCATCCCGATCGTCTACGACGTCGAGAACGTCCGCGACGGTCGGTCCTTCACGACGCGTCGCGTCGCGGCCCGCCAGCATGGCGAGATCATCTTCTACATGACTGCGTCGTTCCAGGTCGTCGAGGACGGCTGGGAGCACCAGGACCAGATGCCAACCGTGCCATCGCCCGACGAGGCGACGCCGATGCGCGACATCGTCGGGATGCAGGGTGAGGAGGCCAAGGAGCACTGGGAACGTGAGTGGTCCTCGTTCGACGCGCGATACATCGGCGACAACCGCGCCGCCGACGATCCGCAGCGGGCGCTGGTGCCCGCGGTCCAGCGACTGTGGTTCAAGGCCGATGGGACACTCCCGGAATCGCGGATCGTGCACAACGCCGCGTTCACCTACATCAGCGACCTGAGCCTGCTCGGCGCGAGTTTGGTCCCGCACGGCCAGTTCATCGGCTCCGCCGAGGTCCAGCCGGCCTCGTTGGACCACACGATCTGGTTCCACCGCCCGGTCGCCGCCGACCAGTGGCTGCTGTACGACCAGACGTCACCGTCAGCGTCGGGCGCCCGCGGGCTCGCGACGGCCCGGGTCTTCTCCGAGGACGGCACCCTCGTCGCGACCGTCGCGCAAGAAGGTCTGATCCGCCACATCAAGCCGCGGGACTGA
- a CDS encoding CocE/NonD family hydrolase, which produces MNTRHALIRLVTVVGLVMGLVGASLSLSTVSAATTWQPRAEQYAGTVTERDVAIPMSDGTILRGDVMRPADASGKAIAKRLPVIVTITAYNKSILGSAGGLGGANPSYLVKRGYVQLTVDARGTGSSEGSWRAFDARENKDGGEIMTWAHSSKRPWSNGSTGMTGPSYMGIAQLWAAAAQPPGLKAIFPQVPGADVYRDVVASGGQLDVGFIPLWLGLVTGTGLIPPAVASSDPQSAVVTLLQHLDGAATFTAPLLLNALLGGEPAHDGPFYTERSVINVIDKVKVPAFFIAGEYDLFQRGTPLLFENLNKRGIPAKMIVGPWDHLQGSSGAEVGRAGYGSLAELQLRWFDRYLKGAKDSRLGSDIPNLTYYEQGTDAWRTDSKWIGSSLKGSKLSLSGASAPLGAAGGLTDGAVTSGTSAILPIPAAGLCTRSANQWTAGIANTVAPTLPCFTNNALNDASGAVFSTQPLTKAVTLQGPINAHLFTSSVSGDGMLSVTLEDEAPDGTVSRLTGGWQVISHRSLDTARSRYLDGVLIQPFHPFTKAAKKNLASGEIAPIDVEIFPTRAKILPGHRLRIAIQAFDVPHLLPTLPDLLGTVTVMRVHTSAKNPSTINFPSVGTLPTVR; this is translated from the coding sequence GTGAACACTCGCCACGCGCTCATCCGGCTGGTCACCGTCGTCGGTCTCGTCATGGGACTCGTCGGTGCCTCGCTCTCGCTCAGCACGGTCTCGGCCGCCACGACCTGGCAGCCGCGTGCCGAGCAGTACGCCGGCACCGTGACCGAGCGGGACGTCGCGATCCCGATGTCCGACGGGACCATCCTGCGCGGTGACGTGATGCGTCCGGCGGATGCCAGCGGCAAGGCCATCGCGAAGCGACTTCCGGTCATCGTCACGATCACGGCCTACAACAAGTCGATCCTCGGCTCGGCGGGTGGGCTCGGTGGCGCCAACCCGTCGTACCTGGTCAAGCGCGGCTACGTCCAGCTCACGGTCGACGCACGAGGCACCGGCAGCTCCGAGGGCTCGTGGAGGGCCTTCGACGCCCGGGAGAACAAGGACGGCGGCGAGATCATGACCTGGGCGCACTCGTCGAAGCGTCCATGGAGCAATGGCAGCACCGGCATGACCGGGCCCTCGTACATGGGCATCGCGCAGCTCTGGGCGGCCGCAGCACAGCCGCCGGGCCTCAAGGCGATCTTCCCGCAGGTTCCCGGCGCGGACGTCTATCGCGACGTCGTGGCGTCGGGCGGCCAGCTCGACGTGGGCTTCATCCCACTGTGGCTCGGACTGGTGACCGGCACCGGGCTGATCCCGCCGGCGGTCGCCAGCTCGGACCCGCAGTCGGCTGTCGTCACGCTGCTCCAGCACCTGGACGGCGCCGCGACCTTCACCGCTCCCCTCCTGCTCAACGCCCTGCTGGGCGGCGAGCCGGCGCACGACGGACCGTTCTACACCGAGCGGTCGGTCATCAACGTCATCGACAAGGTCAAGGTCCCGGCGTTCTTCATCGCGGGCGAGTACGACCTGTTCCAGCGCGGCACTCCCCTGCTGTTCGAGAACCTCAACAAGCGCGGCATCCCGGCCAAGATGATCGTCGGCCCGTGGGACCACCTGCAGGGCTCCAGCGGCGCCGAGGTCGGCCGCGCGGGATACGGATCGCTCGCCGAACTGCAGCTGCGCTGGTTCGACCGCTACCTCAAGGGCGCCAAGGACTCACGGCTCGGGTCTGACATCCCCAACCTGACGTACTACGAGCAGGGCACGGACGCCTGGCGCACCGACTCGAAGTGGATCGGCTCGTCGCTGAAGGGCTCCAAGCTCAGCCTCAGCGGCGCTTCGGCACCGCTCGGCGCCGCGGGCGGACTGACCGACGGCGCCGTCACGAGCGGCACATCGGCCATCCTGCCGATCCCCGCCGCCGGCCTGTGCACCCGATCTGCCAACCAGTGGACTGCCGGCATCGCCAACACCGTCGCACCGACGCTGCCGTGCTTCACCAACAACGCCCTCAACGATGCGTCCGGCGCAGTCTTCTCGACCCAGCCGCTGACCAAGGCCGTGACTCTGCAGGGCCCGATCAACGCACACCTGTTCACGTCGAGCGTCAGCGGCGACGGCATGCTCTCGGTCACGCTGGAGGACGAGGCACCTGACGGGACGGTCAGCCGGCTCACCGGCGGCTGGCAGGTCATCTCGCACCGGTCGCTCGACACCGCCCGCTCGCGCTACCTCGACGGCGTGCTGATCCAGCCATTCCACCCGTTCACGAAGGCCGCGAAGAAGAACCTCGCGTCCGGCGAGATCGCGCCGATCGACGTCGAGATCTTCCCGACCCGGGCCAAGATCCTGCCGGGTCACCGGCTGCGGATCGCGATCCAGGCCTTCGATGTCCCCCACCTGCTGCCGACGCTGCCGGACCTGCTCGGGACCGTCACCGTGATGCGAGTGCACACGTCCGCGAAGAACCCGTCGACGATCAACTTCCCCAGCGTCGGGACGCTGCCGACCGTCAGGTAG
- a CDS encoding MaoC family dehydratase, producing MVTRTFDKAPSTAPLMLKAVLPAIPLVGGLPGVRHAKGSVPEIVLERKGVQTDRAHLETYNEVCGFPRGDTLPATYPHMAAFGLHLALMTDTAFPFAPMGLVHLRNTITQHRPIGVDESFDVSVRAADLRPFPKGSLVDVVTEISIAGELVWDEVTTLFSRHKGGSAETSPAPLVGIEAPDGVVHWKLGGDLGRRYGAVSGDRNPIHLYPLTAKAFGFPSNIAHGMWTLARSLSAIQNKLPGAFTVDAEFRKPILLPGTVVFGSRTKGADLVFGVKGAKKPVTHLVGRVLTQP from the coding sequence ATGGTCACCCGAACGTTCGACAAGGCGCCGTCCACCGCGCCGCTGATGCTCAAGGCCGTCCTCCCGGCGATCCCCCTCGTCGGGGGTCTGCCGGGGGTCCGGCACGCCAAGGGTTCGGTCCCGGAGATCGTGCTCGAGCGCAAGGGTGTCCAGACCGACCGCGCACACCTTGAGACGTACAACGAGGTCTGCGGGTTCCCGCGCGGCGACACCCTGCCGGCGACGTACCCGCACATGGCCGCATTCGGGCTCCACCTGGCTCTGATGACCGACACAGCCTTCCCGTTCGCTCCCATGGGCCTGGTCCACCTGCGCAACACCATCACGCAGCACCGGCCGATCGGGGTCGATGAGTCCTTCGACGTGTCGGTCCGCGCCGCTGACCTGCGCCCCTTCCCCAAGGGCTCGCTGGTCGACGTCGTCACGGAGATCTCGATCGCCGGCGAGCTCGTCTGGGACGAGGTCACGACGCTGTTCTCCCGCCACAAGGGCGGCTCGGCGGAGACCTCACCGGCGCCGCTGGTCGGCATCGAGGCTCCGGACGGCGTCGTGCACTGGAAGCTCGGAGGTGACCTCGGCCGCCGCTACGGCGCGGTGTCGGGCGACCGCAACCCGATCCACCTCTACCCGCTGACCGCGAAGGCGTTCGGCTTCCCGAGCAACATCGCACACGGCATGTGGACGCTCGCGCGGAGCCTCTCGGCGATCCAGAACAAGCTCCCCGGGGCGTTCACGGTCGATGCCGAGTTCCGCAAGCCAATCCTGCTGCCGGGAACCGTCGTCTTCGGGTCGCGAACCAAGGGAGCCGATCTGGTTTTCGGGGTCAAGGGTGCCAAGAAGCCCGTGACACACCTCGTCGGGCGAGTCCTCACGCAACCGTAA
- a CDS encoding 3-oxoacyl-ACP reductase, producing MADRYQSLAHNPIGKFLIKNLGLPNPPVLERWTEGAPLVKGTVLIGAATGGTLGKKLNSTLKSSGITAVGVRADGKRYKGLVFDATGISDTAGLADMQQFFTPALRSLAASGRLVVIGTLPEQATSETAAIAQRALEGFVRSAGKEVGGNGSTANLVYVGAGAEDALGSTLEFLLSPKSAFVGGQVIRLGLTDLVSADPVADRAKPLAGKVALITGASRGLGEAMARTLHRDGAQIVGLDVPQLSAELDAVMAELGGTAIAADITAEDAPKVIAKALKDAHGGVDIVVHNAGITRDKRLKNMLTENWNLVIDISVGAPQRITAELLDQKLLRKGGRVIGISSIAGIAGNNGQTSYGTAKAGVIGFVEDLSKRVAKDGITVNAIAPGFIETDMVNTMPLGIREAGRRLSSLSQGGQPIDVAEAIAWYANPGSSAISGNVVRVCGQALIGA from the coding sequence ATGGCAGATCGCTATCAGTCCCTTGCTCACAACCCGATCGGCAAGTTCCTCATCAAGAACCTGGGTCTGCCCAACCCTCCCGTGCTCGAGCGCTGGACCGAAGGCGCGCCGCTGGTCAAGGGCACGGTCCTGATCGGCGCAGCCACGGGCGGCACGCTAGGCAAGAAGCTCAACAGCACCCTGAAGTCCAGTGGCATCACGGCGGTCGGCGTGCGCGCCGATGGCAAGCGCTACAAGGGCCTCGTGTTCGACGCGACCGGCATCTCCGACACCGCGGGCCTCGCCGACATGCAACAGTTCTTCACCCCCGCGCTGCGCAGCCTGGCGGCCTCGGGCCGGCTCGTCGTGATCGGCACCCTCCCCGAGCAGGCCACCTCCGAGACTGCCGCGATAGCGCAGCGTGCACTCGAGGGCTTCGTGCGCTCGGCGGGCAAGGAGGTCGGCGGCAACGGCAGCACCGCCAACCTGGTCTATGTCGGCGCCGGCGCCGAGGACGCGCTCGGCTCGACGCTGGAGTTCCTGCTCTCCCCCAAGTCGGCCTTCGTCGGCGGTCAGGTCATCCGACTGGGCCTGACCGACCTGGTCTCCGCCGACCCCGTGGCCGACCGGGCCAAGCCGCTGGCCGGCAAGGTCGCCCTGATCACGGGCGCCTCGCGCGGACTCGGCGAGGCCATGGCCCGCACGTTGCACCGTGACGGCGCGCAGATCGTCGGTCTCGACGTCCCGCAGCTGTCCGCCGAGCTCGACGCCGTCATGGCCGAGCTGGGTGGCACGGCGATCGCCGCGGACATCACCGCCGAGGACGCACCCAAGGTCATCGCCAAGGCGCTCAAGGATGCCCACGGCGGTGTCGACATCGTCGTGCACAACGCCGGGATCACCCGCGACAAGCGGCTCAAGAACATGTTGACCGAAAACTGGAACCTGGTCATCGACATCAGCGTCGGCGCCCCGCAGCGCATCACCGCCGAGCTGCTCGACCAGAAGCTCCTCCGCAAGGGTGGACGCGTCATCGGCATCTCCTCGATCGCCGGCATCGCCGGCAACAACGGGCAGACGAGCTACGGCACCGCCAAGGCCGGCGTGATCGGCTTCGTGGAGGATCTGTCCAAGCGGGTCGCGAAGGACGGCATCACGGTCAACGCGATCGCGCCGGGCTTCATCGAGACCGACATGGTCAACACCATGCCCCTCGGCATCCGCGAGGCGGGCCGCCGACTCAGCTCGTTGTCGCAGGGTGGCCAGCCGATCGACGTGGCCGAGGCCATCGCCTGGTACGCCAACCCCGGCTCGTCCGCGATCTCCGGCAATGTCGTGCGGGTCTGCGGCCAGGCACTGATCGGAGCCTGA